A single region of the Eleginops maclovinus isolate JMC-PN-2008 ecotype Puerto Natales chromosome 4, JC_Emac_rtc_rv5, whole genome shotgun sequence genome encodes:
- the pla2g6 gene encoding 85/88 kDa calcium-independent phospholipase A2 isoform X3 — protein MCQESVRREQQVTMQFLGRLLDTVSSVSTLFTNPYRVRDVPLSDYGGGGKVLLKEEGRIVLYKNTQYHSWDCLLMIPETPNMTLRLFQVGSEEDAMNWFPQYALKLRPFYETLPLKAETAQPIVDCLRSHPDWSSAHIAVETGLRECLKHNYVQSQINARDASGQTPLHRACERGDTACVTELLEESQARTDIKDQDGETPMHCAAKHDTPAIIQVMCSRMCSGVNELNNHGETPLHVACRLGRVESVKALLGGGAKCDVVGGVGYPIHSAMKYSEKGCVEEILKADSGQLQAEDSLYGGTPLHWSKTAEMCRLLLEHGCAVNYLSKTGESALHVLTRRGRFEASMVLLTHGANANLKGQKGNTALHLAMKMDHMELIKALIVFGADVEIHNDLGETPGLIAARTSKGFEDVMYAGAALSVMSRGSSEVDGSRLENRKLDRLLCLDGGGIKGLVLIQMLIALEREAGRPTRELFDWVAGTSTGGILALAIIHGKSMEYLRCLYFRMKEQVFRGSRPYESAPLEDFLKKEFGENTKMADVRYPRVMVTSVLADRHPGELHIFRNYDPPSPHRDPRYKTTATFKPLTVPQEQLVWRAARSSGAAPTYFRPMGRFLDGGLLANNPTLDAMSEIHQYNKALKAEGRAQEIQRLGVVVSLGTGKPPQVVVNSVDVFRPSNPLEFAKSLVGAKELGKMLVDCCTDSDGCAVDRAGSWCEMIDTVYHRLSPQLSQEVMLDEVSDAVLVDMLWDTQMYLYEQRETLQRLARQLKEHK, from the exons ATGTGTCAGGAGTCAGTGCGCAGAGAACAGCAG GTGACGATGCAGTTCCTGGGCCGTCTGTTGGACACGGTGTCCTCGGTGTCCACCCTCTTCACAAACCCGTACCGGGTCCGGGATGTCCCGCTGTCCGACTacggaggaggagggaaagtTCTTCTGAAGGAGGAGGGACGCATTgtgctttataaaaacacacagtacCATTCCTGGGACTGCCTGCTCATGATCCCCGAGACGCCCAACATGACCCTGAG gctGTTTCAAGTCGGGTCGGAGGAAGACGCCATGAACTGGTTCCCGCAGTACGCCCTGAAGCTCCGCCCCTTCTATGAGACACTTCCTCTGAAGGCGGAGACAGCTCAGCCAATCGTGGACTGTCTTCGCAGCCACCCCGACTGGAGCTCCGCCCACATCGCCGTGGAGACAGGCCTGAGAGAGTGCCTCAAACACAACTACGTCCAGAG ccagaTAAATGCCCGGGACGCTTCCGGTCAGACGCCGCTGCATCGGGCGTGTGAGCGCGGCGACACGGCGTGTGTGacagagctgctggaggagagccAGGCTCGCACCGACATCAAGGACCAGGACGGAGAGACCCCCATGCACTGCGCCGCCAAGCACGACACGCCCGCCATCATCCAG GTGATGTGCTCTCGGATGTGCTCCGGTGTGAACGAGCTGAATAACCACGGGGAGACGCCGCTGCACGTGGCCTGTCGCCTCGGCCGCGTCGAGTCCGTCAAGGCTCTGCTGGGGGGCGGGGCCAAGTGTGATGTCGTTGGAGGCGTGGGATACCCCATCCACAGCGCCATGAAGTACAGCGAGAAGGG CTGTGTGGAGGAGATCCTGAAGGCCGACTCCGGTCAGCTGCAGGCCGAGGACTCTCTGTACGGAGGAACGCCGCTGCACTGGAGCAAAACGGCTGAG ATGTGCCGCCTGCTGCTGGAGCACGGCTGTGCGGTGAACTACCTCAGTAAGACCGGAGAGAGCGCTCTTCATGTCCTCACCAGGAGGGGGCGCTTCGAGGCGTCCATGGTGCTGCTCACACACGGAGCCAACGCCAACCTGAAGGGCCAGAAGGGAAACACGGCGCTGCACCTCGctatgaag ATGGATCACATGGAGCTGATCAAAGCTCTGATCGTGTTCGGGGCGGACGTGGAGATCCACAACGACCTCGGAGAAACGCCGGGACTCATCGCTGCTCGCACCAGCAAAG GGTTTGAGGATGTCATGTATGCGGGGGCTGCTCTCAGTGTGATGAGCAGAGGATCATCTGAAGTGGACGGGTCCAGACtggagaacaggaa GTTGGACCGGCTGCTGTGTCTGGACGGCGGCGGGATCAAAGGTCTGGTTCTGATCCAGATGTTGATCGCCCTGGAGAGGGAGGCGGGCCGGCCCACAAGAGAGCTCTTCGACTGGGTGGCAGGAACCAGTACCGGGGGCATCCTAGCCCTGGCCATCATCCACG gtaagTCGATGGAGTACCTGCGCTGCCTGTACTTCCGGATGAAGGAGCAGGTGTTCCGGGGCTCCCGGCCCTACGAGTCGGCCCCGCTGGAGGACTTCCTGAAGAAGGAGTTTGGGGAGAACACTAAGATGGCAGACGTGCGCTACCCCAG ggtGATGGTGACCAGTGTTTTAGCAGACAGACATCCAGGAGAGCTGCACATCTTCAGGAACTACGACCCCCCCTCTCCCCACAGAGACCCCCGCTACAAGACCACAGCCACCTTCAAGCCCCTCACCGTCCCACAAG AGCAGCTGGTGTGGCGCGCTGCCCGATCCAGCGGCGCCGCCCCCACGTATTTCAGACCAATGGGACGCTTCCTGGACGGCGGGCTGCTCGCCAACAACCCGACGCTGGACGCCATGTCGGAAATCCATCAGTACAACAAAGCTCtgaaagcagag GGCCGTGCACAGGAGATCCAGAGGTTGGGGGTGGTGGTCTCCCTCGGTACAG GTAAACCCCCCCAGGTGGTGGTGAACTCGGTGGATGTCTTCCGGCCCTCCAACCCTCTGGAGTTTGCAAAGAGCTTGGTGGGAGCCAAGGAGCTGGGCAAGATGCTGGTGGACTGT tgcACGGACTCTGACGGCTGTGCGGTGGACCGAGCCGGATCCTGGTGTGAGATGATCGACACCGTCTACCACAG GTTGAGTCCTCAGCTGTCTCAGGAGGTGATGCTGGACGAGGTGAGTGACGCTGTGCTGGTGGACATGCTGTGGGACACTCAGATGTATCTGTACGAGCAGAGGGAAACCCTGCAGAGACTCGCCCGGCAACTGAAGGAACACAAATGA
- the pla2g6 gene encoding 85/88 kDa calcium-independent phospholipase A2 isoform X1, translating into MCQESVRREQQVTMQFLGRLLDTVSSVSTLFTNPYRVRDVPLSDYGGGGKVLLKEEGRIVLYKNTQYHSWDCLLMIPETPNMTLRLFQVGSEEDAMNWFPQYALKLRPFYETLPLKAETAQPIVDCLRSHPDWSSAHIAVETGLRECLKHNYVQSQINARDASGQTPLHRACERGDTACVTELLEESQARTDIKDQDGETPMHCAAKHDTPAIIQVMCSRMCSGVNELNNHGETPLHVACRLGRVESVKALLGGGAKCDVVGGVGYPIHSAMKYSEKGCVEEILKADSGQLQAEDSLYGGTPLHWSKTAEMCRLLLEHGCAVNYLSKTGESALHVLTRRGRFEASMVLLTHGANANLKGQKGNTALHLAMKMDHMELIKALIVFGADVEIHNDLGETPGLIAARTSKGPNRKILLDMLCSVGVQRCHPPSPSSPPPFSIKTKPAGIGFEDVMYAGAALSVMSRGSSEVDGSRLENRKLDRLLCLDGGGIKGLVLIQMLIALEREAGRPTRELFDWVAGTSTGGILALAIIHGKSMEYLRCLYFRMKEQVFRGSRPYESAPLEDFLKKEFGENTKMADVRYPRVMVTSVLADRHPGELHIFRNYDPPSPHRDPRYKTTATFKPLTVPQEQLVWRAARSSGAAPTYFRPMGRFLDGGLLANNPTLDAMSEIHQYNKALKAEGRAQEIQRLGVVVSLGTGKPPQVVVNSVDVFRPSNPLEFAKSLVGAKELGKMLVDCCTDSDGCAVDRAGSWCEMIDTVYHRLSPQLSQEVMLDEVSDAVLVDMLWDTQMYLYEQRETLQRLARQLKEHK; encoded by the exons ATGTGTCAGGAGTCAGTGCGCAGAGAACAGCAG GTGACGATGCAGTTCCTGGGCCGTCTGTTGGACACGGTGTCCTCGGTGTCCACCCTCTTCACAAACCCGTACCGGGTCCGGGATGTCCCGCTGTCCGACTacggaggaggagggaaagtTCTTCTGAAGGAGGAGGGACGCATTgtgctttataaaaacacacagtacCATTCCTGGGACTGCCTGCTCATGATCCCCGAGACGCCCAACATGACCCTGAG gctGTTTCAAGTCGGGTCGGAGGAAGACGCCATGAACTGGTTCCCGCAGTACGCCCTGAAGCTCCGCCCCTTCTATGAGACACTTCCTCTGAAGGCGGAGACAGCTCAGCCAATCGTGGACTGTCTTCGCAGCCACCCCGACTGGAGCTCCGCCCACATCGCCGTGGAGACAGGCCTGAGAGAGTGCCTCAAACACAACTACGTCCAGAG ccagaTAAATGCCCGGGACGCTTCCGGTCAGACGCCGCTGCATCGGGCGTGTGAGCGCGGCGACACGGCGTGTGTGacagagctgctggaggagagccAGGCTCGCACCGACATCAAGGACCAGGACGGAGAGACCCCCATGCACTGCGCCGCCAAGCACGACACGCCCGCCATCATCCAG GTGATGTGCTCTCGGATGTGCTCCGGTGTGAACGAGCTGAATAACCACGGGGAGACGCCGCTGCACGTGGCCTGTCGCCTCGGCCGCGTCGAGTCCGTCAAGGCTCTGCTGGGGGGCGGGGCCAAGTGTGATGTCGTTGGAGGCGTGGGATACCCCATCCACAGCGCCATGAAGTACAGCGAGAAGGG CTGTGTGGAGGAGATCCTGAAGGCCGACTCCGGTCAGCTGCAGGCCGAGGACTCTCTGTACGGAGGAACGCCGCTGCACTGGAGCAAAACGGCTGAG ATGTGCCGCCTGCTGCTGGAGCACGGCTGTGCGGTGAACTACCTCAGTAAGACCGGAGAGAGCGCTCTTCATGTCCTCACCAGGAGGGGGCGCTTCGAGGCGTCCATGGTGCTGCTCACACACGGAGCCAACGCCAACCTGAAGGGCCAGAAGGGAAACACGGCGCTGCACCTCGctatgaag ATGGATCACATGGAGCTGATCAAAGCTCTGATCGTGTTCGGGGCGGACGTGGAGATCCACAACGACCTCGGAGAAACGCCGGGACTCATCGCTGCTCGCACCAGCAAAG GTCCTAATAGAAAGATACTGCTGGACATGCTGTGTAGTGTAGGGGTTCAGCGCtgccaccccccctcccccagcaGTCCGCCTCCCTTCTCCATCAAGACCAAACCTGCAGGCATAG GGTTTGAGGATGTCATGTATGCGGGGGCTGCTCTCAGTGTGATGAGCAGAGGATCATCTGAAGTGGACGGGTCCAGACtggagaacaggaa GTTGGACCGGCTGCTGTGTCTGGACGGCGGCGGGATCAAAGGTCTGGTTCTGATCCAGATGTTGATCGCCCTGGAGAGGGAGGCGGGCCGGCCCACAAGAGAGCTCTTCGACTGGGTGGCAGGAACCAGTACCGGGGGCATCCTAGCCCTGGCCATCATCCACG gtaagTCGATGGAGTACCTGCGCTGCCTGTACTTCCGGATGAAGGAGCAGGTGTTCCGGGGCTCCCGGCCCTACGAGTCGGCCCCGCTGGAGGACTTCCTGAAGAAGGAGTTTGGGGAGAACACTAAGATGGCAGACGTGCGCTACCCCAG ggtGATGGTGACCAGTGTTTTAGCAGACAGACATCCAGGAGAGCTGCACATCTTCAGGAACTACGACCCCCCCTCTCCCCACAGAGACCCCCGCTACAAGACCACAGCCACCTTCAAGCCCCTCACCGTCCCACAAG AGCAGCTGGTGTGGCGCGCTGCCCGATCCAGCGGCGCCGCCCCCACGTATTTCAGACCAATGGGACGCTTCCTGGACGGCGGGCTGCTCGCCAACAACCCGACGCTGGACGCCATGTCGGAAATCCATCAGTACAACAAAGCTCtgaaagcagag GGCCGTGCACAGGAGATCCAGAGGTTGGGGGTGGTGGTCTCCCTCGGTACAG GTAAACCCCCCCAGGTGGTGGTGAACTCGGTGGATGTCTTCCGGCCCTCCAACCCTCTGGAGTTTGCAAAGAGCTTGGTGGGAGCCAAGGAGCTGGGCAAGATGCTGGTGGACTGT tgcACGGACTCTGACGGCTGTGCGGTGGACCGAGCCGGATCCTGGTGTGAGATGATCGACACCGTCTACCACAG GTTGAGTCCTCAGCTGTCTCAGGAGGTGATGCTGGACGAGGTGAGTGACGCTGTGCTGGTGGACATGCTGTGGGACACTCAGATGTATCTGTACGAGCAGAGGGAAACCCTGCAGAGACTCGCCCGGCAACTGAAGGAACACAAATGA
- the pla2g6 gene encoding 85/88 kDa calcium-independent phospholipase A2 isoform X2, with protein MQFLGRLLDTVSSVSTLFTNPYRVRDVPLSDYGGGGKVLLKEEGRIVLYKNTQYHSWDCLLMIPETPNMTLRLFQVGSEEDAMNWFPQYALKLRPFYETLPLKAETAQPIVDCLRSHPDWSSAHIAVETGLRECLKHNYVQSQINARDASGQTPLHRACERGDTACVTELLEESQARTDIKDQDGETPMHCAAKHDTPAIIQVMCSRMCSGVNELNNHGETPLHVACRLGRVESVKALLGGGAKCDVVGGVGYPIHSAMKYSEKGCVEEILKADSGQLQAEDSLYGGTPLHWSKTAEMCRLLLEHGCAVNYLSKTGESALHVLTRRGRFEASMVLLTHGANANLKGQKGNTALHLAMKMDHMELIKALIVFGADVEIHNDLGETPGLIAARTSKGPNRKILLDMLCSVGVQRCHPPSPSSPPPFSIKTKPAGIGFEDVMYAGAALSVMSRGSSEVDGSRLENRKLDRLLCLDGGGIKGLVLIQMLIALEREAGRPTRELFDWVAGTSTGGILALAIIHGKSMEYLRCLYFRMKEQVFRGSRPYESAPLEDFLKKEFGENTKMADVRYPRVMVTSVLADRHPGELHIFRNYDPPSPHRDPRYKTTATFKPLTVPQEQLVWRAARSSGAAPTYFRPMGRFLDGGLLANNPTLDAMSEIHQYNKALKAEGRAQEIQRLGVVVSLGTGKPPQVVVNSVDVFRPSNPLEFAKSLVGAKELGKMLVDCCTDSDGCAVDRAGSWCEMIDTVYHRLSPQLSQEVMLDEVSDAVLVDMLWDTQMYLYEQRETLQRLARQLKEHK; from the exons ATGCAGTTCCTGGGCCGTCTGTTGGACACGGTGTCCTCGGTGTCCACCCTCTTCACAAACCCGTACCGGGTCCGGGATGTCCCGCTGTCCGACTacggaggaggagggaaagtTCTTCTGAAGGAGGAGGGACGCATTgtgctttataaaaacacacagtacCATTCCTGGGACTGCCTGCTCATGATCCCCGAGACGCCCAACATGACCCTGAG gctGTTTCAAGTCGGGTCGGAGGAAGACGCCATGAACTGGTTCCCGCAGTACGCCCTGAAGCTCCGCCCCTTCTATGAGACACTTCCTCTGAAGGCGGAGACAGCTCAGCCAATCGTGGACTGTCTTCGCAGCCACCCCGACTGGAGCTCCGCCCACATCGCCGTGGAGACAGGCCTGAGAGAGTGCCTCAAACACAACTACGTCCAGAG ccagaTAAATGCCCGGGACGCTTCCGGTCAGACGCCGCTGCATCGGGCGTGTGAGCGCGGCGACACGGCGTGTGTGacagagctgctggaggagagccAGGCTCGCACCGACATCAAGGACCAGGACGGAGAGACCCCCATGCACTGCGCCGCCAAGCACGACACGCCCGCCATCATCCAG GTGATGTGCTCTCGGATGTGCTCCGGTGTGAACGAGCTGAATAACCACGGGGAGACGCCGCTGCACGTGGCCTGTCGCCTCGGCCGCGTCGAGTCCGTCAAGGCTCTGCTGGGGGGCGGGGCCAAGTGTGATGTCGTTGGAGGCGTGGGATACCCCATCCACAGCGCCATGAAGTACAGCGAGAAGGG CTGTGTGGAGGAGATCCTGAAGGCCGACTCCGGTCAGCTGCAGGCCGAGGACTCTCTGTACGGAGGAACGCCGCTGCACTGGAGCAAAACGGCTGAG ATGTGCCGCCTGCTGCTGGAGCACGGCTGTGCGGTGAACTACCTCAGTAAGACCGGAGAGAGCGCTCTTCATGTCCTCACCAGGAGGGGGCGCTTCGAGGCGTCCATGGTGCTGCTCACACACGGAGCCAACGCCAACCTGAAGGGCCAGAAGGGAAACACGGCGCTGCACCTCGctatgaag ATGGATCACATGGAGCTGATCAAAGCTCTGATCGTGTTCGGGGCGGACGTGGAGATCCACAACGACCTCGGAGAAACGCCGGGACTCATCGCTGCTCGCACCAGCAAAG GTCCTAATAGAAAGATACTGCTGGACATGCTGTGTAGTGTAGGGGTTCAGCGCtgccaccccccctcccccagcaGTCCGCCTCCCTTCTCCATCAAGACCAAACCTGCAGGCATAG GGTTTGAGGATGTCATGTATGCGGGGGCTGCTCTCAGTGTGATGAGCAGAGGATCATCTGAAGTGGACGGGTCCAGACtggagaacaggaa GTTGGACCGGCTGCTGTGTCTGGACGGCGGCGGGATCAAAGGTCTGGTTCTGATCCAGATGTTGATCGCCCTGGAGAGGGAGGCGGGCCGGCCCACAAGAGAGCTCTTCGACTGGGTGGCAGGAACCAGTACCGGGGGCATCCTAGCCCTGGCCATCATCCACG gtaagTCGATGGAGTACCTGCGCTGCCTGTACTTCCGGATGAAGGAGCAGGTGTTCCGGGGCTCCCGGCCCTACGAGTCGGCCCCGCTGGAGGACTTCCTGAAGAAGGAGTTTGGGGAGAACACTAAGATGGCAGACGTGCGCTACCCCAG ggtGATGGTGACCAGTGTTTTAGCAGACAGACATCCAGGAGAGCTGCACATCTTCAGGAACTACGACCCCCCCTCTCCCCACAGAGACCCCCGCTACAAGACCACAGCCACCTTCAAGCCCCTCACCGTCCCACAAG AGCAGCTGGTGTGGCGCGCTGCCCGATCCAGCGGCGCCGCCCCCACGTATTTCAGACCAATGGGACGCTTCCTGGACGGCGGGCTGCTCGCCAACAACCCGACGCTGGACGCCATGTCGGAAATCCATCAGTACAACAAAGCTCtgaaagcagag GGCCGTGCACAGGAGATCCAGAGGTTGGGGGTGGTGGTCTCCCTCGGTACAG GTAAACCCCCCCAGGTGGTGGTGAACTCGGTGGATGTCTTCCGGCCCTCCAACCCTCTGGAGTTTGCAAAGAGCTTGGTGGGAGCCAAGGAGCTGGGCAAGATGCTGGTGGACTGT tgcACGGACTCTGACGGCTGTGCGGTGGACCGAGCCGGATCCTGGTGTGAGATGATCGACACCGTCTACCACAG GTTGAGTCCTCAGCTGTCTCAGGAGGTGATGCTGGACGAGGTGAGTGACGCTGTGCTGGTGGACATGCTGTGGGACACTCAGATGTATCTGTACGAGCAGAGGGAAACCCTGCAGAGACTCGCCCGGCAACTGAAGGAACACAAATGA